The Lycium ferocissimum isolate CSIRO_LF1 chromosome 10, AGI_CSIRO_Lferr_CH_V1, whole genome shotgun sequence genome window below encodes:
- the LOC132033002 gene encoding probable serine/threonine-protein kinase PIX13 isoform X2, protein MGNCWPKPVDVLPPTSKFSSPPSVIKKHVSTPSASKTRTVEAQPSGDTAKVEVPASGKIITPNLKMFTLAELKIATRNFRPDTVLGEGGFGTVFKGWVDDKTFAPSKVGVGMPVAVKKSNPESEQGLKEWQAEVKFLGKFSHANLVKLIGYCWEEKTFLLVYEHMQKGSLESHLFRKGAEALSWDTRLNIAIGAARGLAFLHTTEKQVIYRDFKAANILLDADYNAKLSDFGLAKMGPVNGDSHVTTRIVGTYGYAAPEYMATGHLYVRSDVYGFGVVLLELLTGRRVLDLNRPTLQHDLVAWARPMLSEKKKLRKIMDPRLEGQYPSKAAYQIAEIILQCLEPDPKTRPSMEEILECLEQCKGIKMRTREKKTAREHRNHNNCGHRSPLHVKKTGSGNYIGNQVHHAHINRSY, encoded by the exons ATGGGAAATTGTTGGCCAAAACCTGTAGATGTTCTtcctcccacttccaagttTTCTAGCCCTCCTTCAG TGATCAAGAAACATGTTAGTACTCCTTCGGCAAGTAAGACAAGGACGGTGGAGGCGCAGCCTAGCGGTGATACGGCGAAAGTGGAAGTTCCGGCAAGTGGGAAAATAATTACTCCAAATttaaaaatgtttactttaGCAGAATTGAAGATTGCAACGAGGAATTTTCGACCTGATACAGTGTTAGGAGAAGGAGGATTTGGTACAGTATTTAAAGGATGGGTTGATGATAAAACATTTGCTCCTTCAAAAGTTGGAGTTGGTATGCCAGTTGCTGTTAAAAAATCAAATCCTGAGAGTGAACAAGGTCTCAAGGAATGGCAG GCTGAAGTAAAGTTTCTGGGAAAATTTAGTCATGCGAATCTAGTTAAACTAATTGGATATTGCTGGGAAGAAAAAACGTTCCTTCTTGTGTATGAACACATGCAGAAAGGAAGCTTAGAAAGTCATCTTTTCAGAA AAGGTGCAGAAGCATTGTCGTGGGATACAAGGTTGAACATAGCAATAGGAGCAGCAAGAGGACTTGCTTTTTTACACACCACAGAGAAGCAAGTTATTTACCGTGATTTCAAAGCTGCCAACATTTTACTGGACGCG GACTATAATGCAAAGCTTTCTGATTTTGGACTAGCTAAGATGGGTCCAGTAAATGGTGACTCACATGTGACCACTAGAATTGTTGGCACTTATGGCTATGCTGCCCCTGAGTACATGGCTACTG GCCATTTGTACGTGAGGAGTGACGTATATGGGTTTGGAGTAGTCTTGCTAGAATTACTTACGGGCCGGAGAGTACTGGATCTTAACAGGCCCACTCTGCAGCATGATTTAGTGGCTTGGGCCAGGCCCATGTTATCTGAGAAAAAGAAGCTAAGGAAAATAATGGACCCAAGGCTAGAAGGACAGTACCCATCAAAGGCTGCATATCAAATAGCAGAAATCATACTACAATGCCTTGAGCCTGATCCTAAAACTAGACCTTCCATGGAAGAAATTTTGGAGTGTTTGGAACAATGTAAGGGTATCAAGATGAGAACGCGAGAAAAGAAAACCGCTCGGGAACATCGGAATCACAACAATTGTGGGCATCGGTCGCCTCTACACGTTAAGAAAACGGGTAGTGGTAATTACATTGGCAATCAAGTACATCATGCTCATATCAACCGCAGCTACTGA
- the LOC132033002 gene encoding probable serine/threonine-protein kinase PIX13 isoform X1, with amino-acid sequence MGNCWPKPVDVLPPTSKFSSPPSVIKKHVSTPSASKTRTVEAQPSGDTAKVEVPASGKIITPNLKMFTLAELKIATRNFRPDTVLGEGGFGTVFKGWVDDKTFAPSKVGVGMPVAVKKSNPESEQGLKEWQAEVKFLGKFSHANLVKLIGYCWEEKTFLLVYEHMQKGSLESHLFRKEGAEALSWDTRLNIAIGAARGLAFLHTTEKQVIYRDFKAANILLDADYNAKLSDFGLAKMGPVNGDSHVTTRIVGTYGYAAPEYMATGHLYVRSDVYGFGVVLLELLTGRRVLDLNRPTLQHDLVAWARPMLSEKKKLRKIMDPRLEGQYPSKAAYQIAEIILQCLEPDPKTRPSMEEILECLEQCKGIKMRTREKKTAREHRNHNNCGHRSPLHVKKTGSGNYIGNQVHHAHINRSY; translated from the exons ATGGGAAATTGTTGGCCAAAACCTGTAGATGTTCTtcctcccacttccaagttTTCTAGCCCTCCTTCAG TGATCAAGAAACATGTTAGTACTCCTTCGGCAAGTAAGACAAGGACGGTGGAGGCGCAGCCTAGCGGTGATACGGCGAAAGTGGAAGTTCCGGCAAGTGGGAAAATAATTACTCCAAATttaaaaatgtttactttaGCAGAATTGAAGATTGCAACGAGGAATTTTCGACCTGATACAGTGTTAGGAGAAGGAGGATTTGGTACAGTATTTAAAGGATGGGTTGATGATAAAACATTTGCTCCTTCAAAAGTTGGAGTTGGTATGCCAGTTGCTGTTAAAAAATCAAATCCTGAGAGTGAACAAGGTCTCAAGGAATGGCAG GCTGAAGTAAAGTTTCTGGGAAAATTTAGTCATGCGAATCTAGTTAAACTAATTGGATATTGCTGGGAAGAAAAAACGTTCCTTCTTGTGTATGAACACATGCAGAAAGGAAGCTTAGAAAGTCATCTTTTCAGAA AAGAAGGTGCAGAAGCATTGTCGTGGGATACAAGGTTGAACATAGCAATAGGAGCAGCAAGAGGACTTGCTTTTTTACACACCACAGAGAAGCAAGTTATTTACCGTGATTTCAAAGCTGCCAACATTTTACTGGACGCG GACTATAATGCAAAGCTTTCTGATTTTGGACTAGCTAAGATGGGTCCAGTAAATGGTGACTCACATGTGACCACTAGAATTGTTGGCACTTATGGCTATGCTGCCCCTGAGTACATGGCTACTG GCCATTTGTACGTGAGGAGTGACGTATATGGGTTTGGAGTAGTCTTGCTAGAATTACTTACGGGCCGGAGAGTACTGGATCTTAACAGGCCCACTCTGCAGCATGATTTAGTGGCTTGGGCCAGGCCCATGTTATCTGAGAAAAAGAAGCTAAGGAAAATAATGGACCCAAGGCTAGAAGGACAGTACCCATCAAAGGCTGCATATCAAATAGCAGAAATCATACTACAATGCCTTGAGCCTGATCCTAAAACTAGACCTTCCATGGAAGAAATTTTGGAGTGTTTGGAACAATGTAAGGGTATCAAGATGAGAACGCGAGAAAAGAAAACCGCTCGGGAACATCGGAATCACAACAATTGTGGGCATCGGTCGCCTCTACACGTTAAGAAAACGGGTAGTGGTAATTACATTGGCAATCAAGTACATCATGCTCATATCAACCGCAGCTACTGA
- the LOC132033001 gene encoding probable serine/threonine-protein kinase PIX13 isoform X2 — translation MGNCWPKPVDVLPPTSRFSSPPSVIKKHVSTPSASYTRTVEAQPSGDGGETVRVEVPASGKIITPNLKIFTLAELKSATRNFRPDTVLGEGGFGTVFKGWVDDKTFAPSKVGVGMPVAVKKSNPESEQGLKEWQAEVKFLGKFSHANLVKLIGYCWEEKTFLLVYEHMPKGSLESHLFRKGAEALSWDTRLNIAIGAARGLAFLHTTEKQVIYRDFKAANILLDADYNAKLSDFGLAKMGPVNGDSHVTTKVVGTYGYAAPEYMATGHLYVRSDVYGFGVVLLELLTGRRVLDLNRPTGEHDLVAWARPMLSEKKKLRKIMDPRLEGQYPSKAAYQIAEITLQCLEPDPKTRPSMEEILECLEQCNGIKMRTRGKKNPREHRNHNNSGHRSPLHVKKTASGNYIGNQAHHAPINRSY, via the exons ATGGGAAATTGTTGGCCAAAACCTGTAGATGTTCTTCCTCCCACTTCCAGGTTTTCTAGCCCTCCTTCAG TGATCAAGAAACATGTCAGTACTCCTTCGGCAAGTTACACAAGGACGGTGGAGGCGCAGCCTAGCGGTGATGGCGGTGAAACCGTGAGAGTGGAAGTCCCGGCAAGTGGGAAAATAATTACtccaaatttaaaaatatttactttagcAGAATTGAAGAGTGCAACGAGGAATTTTCGACCCGATACAGTGTTAGGAGAAGGAGGATTTGGTACAGTATTTAAAGGATGGGTTGATGATAAAACATTTGCTCCTTCAAAAGTTGGAGTTGGTATGCCAGTTGCTGTTAAAAAATCAAATCCTGAGAGTGAACAAGGTCTCAAGGAATGGCAG GCTGAAGTAAAGTTTCTGGGAAAATTTAGTCATGCGAATCTAGTTAAACTAATTGGATATTGCTGGGAAGAAAAAACGTTCCTTCTTGTGTATGAACACATGCCGAAAGGAAGCTTAGAAAGTCATCTTTTCAGAA AAGGTGCAGAAGCATTGTCGTGGGATACAAGGTTGAACATAGCAATAGGAGCAGCAAGAGGACTTGCTTTTTTACACACCACAGAGAAGCAAGTTATTTACCGTGATTTCAAAGCTGCCAACATTTTACTGGACGCG GACTATAATGCAAAGCTTTCTGATTTTGGACTAGCTAAGATGGGTCCAGTAAATGGTGACTCACATGTGACCACTAAAGTTGTTGGCACTTATGGCTATGCTGCCCCTGAGTACATGGCTACTG GCCATTTGTACGTGAGGAGTGACGTATATGGGTTTGGAGTAGTCTTACTAGAATTACTTACGGGCCGGAGAGTACTGGATCTTAACAGGCCCACTGGGGAGCATGATTTAGTGGCTTGGGCCAGGCCCATGTTATCTGAGAAAAAGAAGCTAAGGAAAATAATGGACCCAAGGCTAGAAGGACAGTACCCATCAAAGGCTGCATATCAAATAGCAGAAATCACACTACAATGCCTTGAGCCTGATCCTAAAACTAGACCTTCCATGGAAGAAATTTTGGAGTGTTTGGAACAATGTAACGGTATCAAGATGAGAACGcgaggaaaaaaaaaccctcGGGAACATCGAAATCACAACAATTCTGGGCATCGGTCGCCTTTGCACGTTAAGAAAACGGCTAGTGGTAATTACATTGGCAATCAAGCACATCATGCTCCTATCAACCGCAGCTACTGA
- the LOC132033001 gene encoding probable serine/threonine-protein kinase PIX13 isoform X1, protein MGNCWPKPVDVLPPTSRFSSPPSVIKKHVSTPSASYTRTVEAQPSGDGGETVRVEVPASGKIITPNLKIFTLAELKSATRNFRPDTVLGEGGFGTVFKGWVDDKTFAPSKVGVGMPVAVKKSNPESEQGLKEWQAEVKFLGKFSHANLVKLIGYCWEEKTFLLVYEHMPKGSLESHLFRKEGAEALSWDTRLNIAIGAARGLAFLHTTEKQVIYRDFKAANILLDADYNAKLSDFGLAKMGPVNGDSHVTTKVVGTYGYAAPEYMATGHLYVRSDVYGFGVVLLELLTGRRVLDLNRPTGEHDLVAWARPMLSEKKKLRKIMDPRLEGQYPSKAAYQIAEITLQCLEPDPKTRPSMEEILECLEQCNGIKMRTRGKKNPREHRNHNNSGHRSPLHVKKTASGNYIGNQAHHAPINRSY, encoded by the exons ATGGGAAATTGTTGGCCAAAACCTGTAGATGTTCTTCCTCCCACTTCCAGGTTTTCTAGCCCTCCTTCAG TGATCAAGAAACATGTCAGTACTCCTTCGGCAAGTTACACAAGGACGGTGGAGGCGCAGCCTAGCGGTGATGGCGGTGAAACCGTGAGAGTGGAAGTCCCGGCAAGTGGGAAAATAATTACtccaaatttaaaaatatttactttagcAGAATTGAAGAGTGCAACGAGGAATTTTCGACCCGATACAGTGTTAGGAGAAGGAGGATTTGGTACAGTATTTAAAGGATGGGTTGATGATAAAACATTTGCTCCTTCAAAAGTTGGAGTTGGTATGCCAGTTGCTGTTAAAAAATCAAATCCTGAGAGTGAACAAGGTCTCAAGGAATGGCAG GCTGAAGTAAAGTTTCTGGGAAAATTTAGTCATGCGAATCTAGTTAAACTAATTGGATATTGCTGGGAAGAAAAAACGTTCCTTCTTGTGTATGAACACATGCCGAAAGGAAGCTTAGAAAGTCATCTTTTCAGAA AAGAAGGTGCAGAAGCATTGTCGTGGGATACAAGGTTGAACATAGCAATAGGAGCAGCAAGAGGACTTGCTTTTTTACACACCACAGAGAAGCAAGTTATTTACCGTGATTTCAAAGCTGCCAACATTTTACTGGACGCG GACTATAATGCAAAGCTTTCTGATTTTGGACTAGCTAAGATGGGTCCAGTAAATGGTGACTCACATGTGACCACTAAAGTTGTTGGCACTTATGGCTATGCTGCCCCTGAGTACATGGCTACTG GCCATTTGTACGTGAGGAGTGACGTATATGGGTTTGGAGTAGTCTTACTAGAATTACTTACGGGCCGGAGAGTACTGGATCTTAACAGGCCCACTGGGGAGCATGATTTAGTGGCTTGGGCCAGGCCCATGTTATCTGAGAAAAAGAAGCTAAGGAAAATAATGGACCCAAGGCTAGAAGGACAGTACCCATCAAAGGCTGCATATCAAATAGCAGAAATCACACTACAATGCCTTGAGCCTGATCCTAAAACTAGACCTTCCATGGAAGAAATTTTGGAGTGTTTGGAACAATGTAACGGTATCAAGATGAGAACGcgaggaaaaaaaaaccctcGGGAACATCGAAATCACAACAATTCTGGGCATCGGTCGCCTTTGCACGTTAAGAAAACGGCTAGTGGTAATTACATTGGCAATCAAGCACATCATGCTCCTATCAACCGCAGCTACTGA